Proteins from a single region of Thermodesulfobacteriota bacterium:
- the gltB gene encoding glutamate synthase large subunit, which produces MQNFLDRSRYQNSLYNPSYEHDACGVGFIADISGNKSHKIVELAIEAVVNLTHRGAVDADAKTGDGAGIITQIPIKLFKKEINRLGYRISNDTDFAVGMVFLPKDNPVAQERCKTIVEEVIEHNGLILFGWRPVPVDNSVLGDKAASTRPEILQVLIGRKGNLSDDAFERKLYIVRKEIEQHVARKGKEGFYIPSFSHRTIVYKGLFVAPQLRRFYVDLQNPDFETCLAVFHQRYSTNTFPNWFLAQPFRMLGHNGEINTLRGNQNWTRAREPELKSPIWKKRIKKIIPIIQPDGSDSANLDNVLELLVMSGRDLRHAVTMLIPEAYENMQFMNPALKGYYEYHSCISEPWDGPAAIAFTDGRIVGSSLDRNGLRPARYIVTDDNVIIMGSEVGMIDIEPSKVVEKGRLGPGKIIAVDTFKGVLLKNEEVKQQLASQRTYNEWVHRNMFDTESLNLRSNWEGIGLVDESDLIKVQKVFGYSLEDLERILEPMVMNAKEPVGSMGDDTPLAVLSRKPRLLFTYFKQRFAQVTNPPIDSLREQLVMSLVTRIGSRGSILEEQENHAKLIRFHSPILTNAELKWIKELKHPDISSTVVSAVFDSSKGPEEMEIELEEICNLAYKSVENGKNVLILSDRNVGVDKAPIPSLLAVGAIHHHLIRKGVRMRASIVVETAEVREDHHFACLIGFGASCINPYLAFESVANMVSRGNGMEEVGLTKALDNYRTAVEKGILKIMSKMGISTVASYRGAQIFEVLGINKSVIDKYFCGAESRIRGVGLRDIAIDVLRFHEAAFDTEETGLREVGIYRFRKDGEYHGTNPTVFKALHKAARSGKYEDYKKYSEAVDSRPPMSLRDLLVFKKRKPIPLHMVEPVESIVKRFCAPGMSFGALSAEAHETVAIGMNRIGAKSSSGEGGENPERFHRRPNGDWPNSLIKQVASGRFGVTPEYLASAKELEIKMAQGSKPGEGGQLPGAKVSAEIARVRHSVPGVSLISPPPHHDIYSIEDLSQLIYDLKHINTRAKVAVKLVAEAGVGTVAAGVAKAYADVVHISGHEGGTGASPLGSIKHAGIPWELGLSETQQVLVLNDLRGRVVVRVDGGLKTGRDVVVAAILGAEEYGFGTASLVAIGCVMARQCHLNTCPVGVATQNPELRAKFQGSPEHLVNFLFAVAQEVREILSSLGFRKLDEIIGRTELLDPRYDAELPKTKDIDLSAVLADPDPSGGKPRHHIKERNDRVDAPLDNIILQDAMDAIAGKEPVRIRSEIRNINRTVGAMVAGEIAFRYGDKGLPEGTIEMSFIGSAGQSFGAFSINGMRLMLEGEANDYVGKGMHGGEIVIKPPITAKFLSHKNVIIGNTVMYGATGGALYAAGCAGERFCVRNSGGNAVIEGLGDHGCEYMTGGTVVVLGDTGRNFGAGMTGGLAYVLDENNSIPTKLHSQFVTHERVIDQEDIDIIRSMIRRHYEVTESRRSGEILNNFTHYLPLFWKVIPLESIKPLEAQKKTTKDEVKVAVLKDKSQPAVVSVTNNRVSDLKH; this is translated from the coding sequence ATGCAAAATTTCCTAGATAGGAGTCGATACCAAAACTCGTTGTACAATCCATCTTATGAACATGATGCATGTGGTGTAGGTTTTATTGCTGACATATCTGGGAATAAGAGCCACAAAATAGTTGAGTTGGCGATTGAGGCTGTAGTCAACCTTACTCATCGTGGAGCTGTTGATGCAGATGCAAAAACAGGTGATGGCGCCGGAATTATCACTCAGATCCCAATAAAACTGTTTAAGAAGGAAATAAATAGGCTTGGATATCGTATTTCCAATGATACGGACTTTGCTGTTGGGATGGTTTTCCTTCCAAAGGACAATCCTGTTGCTCAGGAACGATGCAAAACGATTGTTGAAGAGGTGATTGAGCATAACGGTTTGATTCTATTTGGGTGGAGGCCCGTTCCGGTTGATAACTCGGTTCTCGGAGATAAGGCTGCTTCAACAAGGCCTGAAATCTTACAGGTCTTAATTGGGCGAAAGGGAAATTTGTCAGACGATGCATTTGAAAGAAAGCTTTACATAGTGAGAAAGGAAATCGAACAACACGTGGCTAGAAAGGGAAAAGAAGGATTTTATATACCTTCATTTTCTCATCGCACCATAGTTTACAAAGGGCTTTTCGTTGCACCACAGCTCAGGCGTTTTTATGTCGATCTACAGAATCCTGATTTTGAAACTTGTTTGGCGGTATTCCATCAGCGTTATAGCACAAATACTTTTCCTAATTGGTTTCTTGCCCAACCCTTTAGAATGCTTGGACATAATGGTGAAATCAACACACTCCGGGGAAATCAAAACTGGACAAGGGCGAGGGAACCGGAACTTAAATCTCCCATTTGGAAAAAGAGGATTAAAAAGATCATCCCTATCATACAACCAGATGGTAGTGATTCAGCTAATTTGGATAATGTCCTTGAGTTGTTGGTAATGTCTGGACGCGATCTGAGACACGCAGTCACAATGTTAATACCAGAAGCATATGAGAATATGCAATTCATGAACCCTGCATTGAAGGGTTATTATGAATATCATTCATGTATTTCCGAGCCTTGGGATGGTCCTGCCGCAATAGCTTTTACTGACGGAAGGATAGTGGGTTCTTCTCTTGATAGAAATGGACTTCGTCCGGCTCGTTATATTGTTACAGATGATAATGTCATTATCATGGGGTCAGAGGTCGGAATGATTGATATTGAGCCTTCCAAAGTGGTCGAAAAGGGTAGGCTTGGGCCGGGAAAGATTATAGCCGTAGACACCTTCAAAGGTGTCCTTTTGAAGAATGAAGAGGTCAAACAGCAATTAGCGAGCCAGAGGACTTATAATGAATGGGTCCATAGGAATATGTTTGATACTGAATCTCTGAATCTGAGATCCAATTGGGAAGGCATAGGGCTTGTTGATGAGTCAGATTTAATTAAAGTTCAAAAGGTTTTTGGATATTCGCTAGAAGATTTGGAACGCATATTAGAACCAATGGTTATGAATGCCAAAGAACCCGTTGGATCGATGGGTGACGATACTCCACTCGCGGTTTTATCGAGGAAACCGCGACTACTTTTCACCTATTTTAAACAGAGATTTGCACAGGTGACGAACCCTCCAATCGATTCTCTCAGAGAGCAGCTTGTGATGTCCCTTGTCACCAGAATTGGTTCCAGAGGGAGTATCCTTGAAGAACAGGAGAATCATGCGAAGTTAATAAGGTTCCATAGTCCGATCCTCACCAATGCGGAATTGAAATGGATTAAAGAATTGAAACATCCTGATATAAGTTCCACTGTAGTCAGCGCCGTATTCGATAGCAGTAAGGGACCAGAGGAAATGGAAATCGAGTTAGAAGAGATTTGTAATTTAGCGTACAAATCGGTAGAGAATGGAAAGAATGTTCTGATTTTAAGTGATCGAAATGTAGGGGTAGATAAGGCGCCGATTCCTTCACTCCTCGCAGTGGGTGCGATACATCATCATCTCATTCGTAAGGGAGTAAGAATGAGGGCGAGCATTGTGGTTGAAACCGCGGAGGTAAGGGAGGATCATCATTTCGCCTGTCTAATTGGTTTTGGAGCAAGCTGTATAAATCCATACTTGGCATTTGAGAGTGTTGCTAACATGGTGAGTAGAGGCAACGGTATGGAAGAGGTTGGGCTCACAAAGGCCCTAGATAATTATAGGACAGCAGTCGAGAAAGGGATTCTGAAAATAATGTCAAAAATGGGCATATCAACAGTAGCTAGCTATAGGGGCGCACAGATCTTTGAGGTTCTTGGGATAAATAAATCAGTTATAGACAAATATTTTTGTGGTGCTGAATCCAGAATTAGGGGTGTCGGGTTGAGGGATATTGCAATTGATGTGCTTCGATTTCATGAAGCTGCATTCGACACAGAGGAGACAGGTCTGAGAGAAGTAGGCATCTATAGATTCAGAAAGGATGGCGAATATCATGGAACTAACCCAACTGTTTTCAAGGCATTGCATAAAGCTGCGAGAAGTGGAAAATATGAAGATTATAAAAAGTACAGTGAGGCGGTGGATAGTCGTCCCCCCATGTCTCTCAGAGATCTATTAGTTTTTAAAAAGAGAAAGCCTATTCCTCTCCACATGGTTGAGCCCGTCGAGTCAATAGTAAAGCGTTTTTGTGCACCAGGAATGTCGTTTGGTGCCCTCAGTGCTGAAGCGCATGAAACTGTGGCGATTGGAATGAATAGAATTGGCGCTAAATCGAGTAGTGGAGAGGGGGGGGAAAATCCAGAAAGGTTTCACCGCCGTCCCAATGGGGATTGGCCGAATAGTCTCATTAAACAGGTTGCTTCCGGTAGGTTTGGGGTTACTCCTGAGTATCTTGCATCTGCTAAGGAGCTCGAAATCAAGATGGCCCAAGGATCAAAACCTGGTGAGGGAGGCCAGCTTCCGGGAGCAAAAGTGAGTGCTGAAATAGCGAGAGTTAGGCATTCGGTACCTGGTGTTTCTCTTATATCACCACCGCCCCACCATGATATATATAGTATTGAAGATCTATCTCAATTAATCTATGACCTGAAGCATATAAATACGAGAGCAAAGGTAGCTGTGAAACTTGTGGCAGAAGCCGGTGTGGGAACGGTGGCAGCCGGGGTTGCCAAGGCCTATGCGGATGTAGTACATATAAGCGGGCATGAAGGAGGTACCGGGGCGTCACCCCTTGGCTCAATTAAGCATGCTGGTATTCCTTGGGAACTTGGACTTTCAGAGACTCAGCAGGTTCTTGTTCTAAATGACCTCAGGGGTCGTGTTGTTGTGAGAGTCGACGGTGGACTTAAAACAGGAAGAGACGTCGTAGTTGCCGCAATCCTTGGAGCGGAGGAATACGGATTTGGTACAGCTTCTCTTGTAGCAATAGGTTGTGTCATGGCTAGGCAGTGTCACCTCAATACTTGTCCTGTGGGCGTGGCTACGCAGAATCCCGAGCTCAGGGCAAAATTCCAAGGCTCTCCTGAACACCTTGTGAATTTTTTATTTGCAGTAGCACAGGAAGTAAGGGAAATACTTTCATCCCTTGGGTTCAGGAAGCTTGATGAGATAATTGGCCGTACTGAACTTCTTGACCCTAGGTATGACGCCGAACTACCTAAAACTAAAGACATTGATCTCAGTGCAGTATTAGCTGATCCTGATCCGAGTGGTGGTAAACCAAGACACCATATTAAAGAGAGAAATGATAGGGTAGATGCACCTCTCGACAACATCATTCTTCAAGACGCAATGGATGCAATTGCAGGCAAGGAGCCGGTTAGAATAAGATCTGAGATAAGGAATATTAATCGTACGGTTGGTGCTATGGTTGCTGGCGAGATCGCGTTTAGATATGGAGACAAGGGACTCCCAGAAGGGACAATAGAGATGAGCTTTATAGGTAGTGCAGGACAGAGTTTCGGGGCTTTTTCGATTAATGGTATGAGGTTAATGCTCGAGGGTGAAGCGAATGACTATGTTGGTAAAGGTATGCACGGCGGGGAAATTGTAATAAAGCCCCCGATTACCGCAAAGTTTCTTTCTCATAAGAATGTTATAATAGGCAATACAGTTATGTATGGTGCAACGGGTGGAGCGCTATACGCTGCCGGCTGTGCTGGAGAACGGTTCTGCGTGAGAAATAGCGGGGGTAATGCAGTGATAGAAGGCCTTGGTGATCATGGATGTGAGTACATGACTGGGGGTACCGTTGTAGTCCTAGGAGATACGGGAAGGAACTTTGGTGCCGGGATGACCGGTGGCCTTGCTTATGTTTTGGATGAGAATAATTCTATTCCTACGAAGCTTCATAGTCAGTTTGTAACTCATGAAAGGGTAATTGACCAAGAAGACATTGATATTATCAGATCCATGATTCGTAGGCATTATGAAGTTACTGAGAGCAGGAGATCGGGAGAAATTTTAAATAACTTTACACATTACCTACCGCTTTTCTGGAAAGTGATACCATTGGAAAGTATTAAGCCATTAGAAGCTCAAAAAAAGACTACTAAGGATGAAGTAAAGGTTGCAGTACTGAAGGATAAATCTCAACCAGCTGTTGTATCTGTAACGAACAATAGAGTCTCCGATCTTAAGCACTAG
- the cysC gene encoding adenylyl-sulfate kinase, protein MALKGYTLWFTGLPSSGKSTLARMVETRLTHMGFHTEVLDGDEVRLRLSKGLGFSKEDRDENIRRISYVANIITRCGGVAITCAISPYREIRDEARKEIGRFVEIYVKCPIEECIKRDVKGLYKRAISGEITNFTGISDPYEEPLQPEITVETNIETMDESVEKILRVLKKLAYIEQQVNI, encoded by the coding sequence ATAGCGTTGAAAGGTTATACTCTATGGTTTACTGGGCTACCCAGTTCCGGAAAATCAACCCTAGCGAGAATGGTTGAAACTAGATTAACTCATATGGGATTCCATACTGAAGTTTTGGACGGCGATGAAGTAAGATTAAGATTATCCAAGGGATTAGGTTTTTCCAAAGAGGACAGGGATGAGAATATAAGGAGGATCTCATATGTCGCAAACATAATTACAAGATGTGGAGGAGTTGCGATTACATGCGCAATATCGCCTTATAGAGAAATAAGAGACGAAGCAAGAAAGGAGATTGGCAGATTCGTTGAAATATATGTCAAATGTCCAATCGAGGAATGCATAAAGAGAGATGTAAAGGGATTATACAAAAGGGCAATTTCAGGGGAAATAACTAATTTCACTGGGATATCAGACCCTTATGAAGAACCACTTCAGCCTGAGATAACCGTCGAAACAAATATTGAGACTATGGATGAAAGCGTAGAAAAAATTTTAAGGGTTTTGAAAAAATTAGCTTACATAGAACAACAAGTAAACATTTAA
- a CDS encoding indolepyruvate oxidoreductase subunit beta family protein, with protein MDRNIDLIKILIPAVGGQGGGVLTEWLVQLFLIEGFEVQGVGLPGLSQRGGSTMYYLEAYSKVKPDPKPIIFSQYPLPGDIDIILAQEFLELGRVLELGYGSDKTTIVSSTHRIYSTLEKMPLSNGIYSDENLHKLANAFSSRFVGLDALALAKEYGMDELAINAILLGALGTSASLPIAEASFLKAISQVGIAVENNIKAFRIGWDYIKSNKYKISLVKSDLEWDELKSEKLAKVDPGKREGLFSLLLRVENEYPERLREILAEALYRLTDYQDIWYAENYLDTLKNIYQIDKNSGSNSFLLTEAFAKNLALWMSYEDGIRVAELKINPERFKRIQKEMQLRDDQVFHVIDYLNPDAEEIYGLLPNVLVSPIVKLTDNRLFKKIWPNSNRITFAQSPTTSSFLGSLRLWFLTKLKKFRPYSYRFRKEHSYIKKYAAYVERYSKTNYALGCLVAKSGSMVKGYGKVRRRTLDSLKTYLEKIIDPIADSEKEIDNAFNLTLEIGEKSLYLISASTDGIEKAEKLANSTLKKKAA; from the coding sequence ATGGATAGAAATATTGATTTAATAAAGATCCTAATTCCAGCAGTCGGAGGTCAAGGTGGAGGGGTTCTTACAGAATGGCTCGTCCAACTATTTCTGATTGAGGGATTCGAGGTGCAAGGAGTTGGACTTCCCGGGCTGTCGCAGCGTGGGGGGTCAACAATGTACTATCTCGAAGCTTATTCAAAGGTAAAACCCGATCCAAAACCAATAATTTTTTCTCAATACCCTTTGCCGGGAGACATTGATATAATTTTGGCCCAGGAGTTTTTGGAACTCGGAAGAGTTTTAGAGCTCGGATACGGATCAGATAAAACAACCATCGTATCTAGCACACATAGGATTTACTCAACTCTCGAAAAAATGCCCCTTTCAAACGGTATTTACTCCGATGAGAACCTGCACAAGCTGGCAAACGCATTCTCTTCAAGATTTGTTGGTCTAGACGCCCTTGCACTTGCGAAAGAGTACGGAATGGATGAACTGGCTATAAACGCAATTCTCTTAGGGGCCCTGGGTACATCTGCATCGTTACCGATCGCAGAAGCTAGCTTTCTCAAAGCTATATCACAAGTGGGGATAGCGGTTGAAAATAACATCAAAGCTTTTAGAATAGGTTGGGACTACATCAAATCAAATAAATACAAAATCTCATTAGTGAAATCAGACCTAGAGTGGGATGAACTCAAAAGCGAAAAATTAGCTAAGGTAGATCCTGGTAAACGAGAGGGCTTATTCTCCTTATTATTAAGAGTTGAAAATGAATATCCCGAAAGGTTAAGAGAAATTCTCGCAGAGGCTCTATATAGGCTTACTGATTATCAAGACATATGGTACGCAGAGAATTATTTAGATACATTGAAGAACATTTACCAAATAGATAAAAACTCGGGTTCTAATTCCTTCTTGCTGACCGAAGCTTTTGCAAAGAACCTAGCCCTTTGGATGAGTTATGAAGATGGAATTCGGGTGGCCGAGCTTAAGATTAATCCAGAAAGATTTAAACGCATACAAAAGGAAATGCAATTGCGTGACGATCAAGTTTTTCATGTGATAGATTACCTGAATCCGGATGCCGAAGAGATTTATGGACTACTACCAAATGTCTTGGTCTCACCGATCGTAAAATTAACAGATAATAGGTTGTTCAAAAAGATCTGGCCTAATAGTAATAGGATAACCTTTGCCCAATCTCCTACGACATCTTCATTTTTGGGGAGCTTGAGGCTATGGTTTCTAACAAAACTCAAAAAATTTAGGCCTTATTCCTACAGATTCAGGAAAGAACATTCATACATTAAAAAATATGCAGCATATGTGGAGAGATACTCCAAAACAAACTATGCACTGGGATGCCTCGTTGCAAAGAGTGGGAGCATGGTGAAGGGTTATGGAAAAGTAAGGAGAAGGACATTGGATTCCTTAAAAACATATTTAGAAAAAATAATAGATCCAATTGCAGATTCTGAGAAGGAAATTGATAACGCCTTCAACTTAACTTTAGAGATAGGTGAAAAATCCTTGTATTTAATATCAGCTTCAACGGATGGAATAGAAAAGGCAGAAAAACTTGCCAATTCTACTTTAAAGAAAAAAGCAGCTTAG
- a CDS encoding indolepyruvate ferredoxin oxidoreductase subunit alpha codes for MGSSYSKEIIGQLNYGEGKTLYGDTPLVILKAFLQSGVSYLGGYPGSPTAGIIDAISDAYEPVLKNRGIYFDSSGNEASAAALLSASISYPIRGSANWKIVGTNVASDALAHISSSGVTGGAMIVVGEDYGCDSTCVAEKALPFALKSTLAVIDPRGDLQHVAKMVEYGFGLSEYSNMPVMFLLSTRIAHIRNKIKCKNNVVPKISTLNPLDDLITDLDKIPLPPYTFEHERKKFHERIPAARKFIVDNNLNEVFQGEDKSIGIITHGMIFNSLIRCLYNLGESNLNGEGRFPILNLNVTNPLVPDEIINFLKGKKAVLIVEEGMPNLIEEQIRSIAQRSRLDLEIFGKDILPIEGEYTPDRITQGVGTFIIKNTLSTQEKQKIQEQSEYVAKHKERAAHFLDEPVTKRNPVFCTGCPERPIFTAIKILEEDYGKSYYASDIGCYSMSGLPPFDLSNSITGMGIGLASAGALSRMANKRIISFMGDGTFWHSGLTTSITNAVYNKQNAILIILENFWTSMTGHHENPASGKNMRQEGVGMDIEKALKGAGVKWIKKVDPYDLKESLNVLRKAYETNEGLRVIISKGECQLEKTRKERKLIDKRIKSGKRLVQAKLGVDPDVCTGDHSCMRYNGCPSLTLKESPSILRDDPIAHIEQSCVGCGLCGEIAHAAVLCPSFYKVEIINNPSLIDKFESKLNGILLHLISKNVLAN; via the coding sequence ATGGGAAGTAGTTATTCAAAAGAGATAATAGGACAATTAAACTACGGTGAAGGAAAAACACTCTATGGTGACACCCCACTGGTAATATTAAAGGCATTCCTTCAATCCGGGGTCAGCTATCTAGGAGGATACCCTGGCTCCCCAACCGCTGGAATAATCGATGCAATTTCCGACGCTTACGAACCAGTACTAAAAAATAGGGGAATCTACTTTGATAGCTCGGGTAACGAAGCATCGGCGGCTGCTCTACTTTCTGCTTCAATAAGTTACCCAATTCGTGGGTCTGCAAACTGGAAAATAGTTGGAACTAATGTCGCCTCCGATGCGTTAGCCCATATATCCTCGTCGGGTGTAACCGGTGGTGCAATGATAGTTGTTGGAGAAGACTATGGTTGTGACAGCACTTGTGTTGCAGAAAAAGCACTTCCGTTTGCATTAAAATCCACCCTAGCGGTGATCGACCCGAGAGGAGACCTGCAACATGTCGCAAAGATGGTGGAATATGGATTTGGACTCTCTGAATATTCCAACATGCCAGTGATGTTTCTTCTATCCACGAGGATTGCACACATAAGGAATAAGATTAAGTGTAAAAATAACGTTGTGCCAAAAATCAGCACATTAAACCCACTAGACGACCTGATTACGGATCTGGATAAGATCCCCCTTCCGCCATATACTTTCGAACACGAAAGAAAAAAGTTCCATGAACGGATCCCTGCTGCAAGAAAATTTATAGTAGATAACAACTTGAATGAGGTTTTTCAAGGCGAAGATAAAAGTATAGGAATAATTACCCACGGGATGATATTTAACTCTTTGATAAGATGTTTATACAATTTAGGTGAATCTAATCTCAATGGTGAAGGTAGGTTCCCTATATTGAATTTGAATGTAACTAATCCACTTGTTCCCGATGAAATCATTAACTTTCTTAAGGGTAAAAAGGCAGTCTTAATAGTGGAAGAGGGGATGCCAAATCTTATTGAAGAGCAGATCAGGTCTATAGCACAAAGATCAAGACTCGATCTTGAGATTTTTGGCAAAGACATTCTTCCCATAGAAGGAGAATATACGCCTGATCGCATTACACAGGGAGTCGGCACCTTTATTATAAAAAACACCTTATCAACACAGGAAAAGCAGAAAATACAAGAACAAAGCGAATATGTAGCAAAACATAAAGAAAGGGCCGCCCACTTTTTAGACGAACCTGTTACAAAGAGAAACCCTGTATTCTGCACCGGTTGTCCCGAAAGGCCAATATTTACAGCTATAAAAATACTGGAAGAGGATTACGGCAAATCGTATTATGCATCTGATATTGGTTGCTATTCAATGAGTGGTCTCCCACCATTTGACCTTAGTAATTCCATTACAGGAATGGGCATCGGACTTGCTTCCGCAGGAGCGCTTTCTCGGATGGCAAACAAAAGAATAATTTCCTTTATGGGTGACGGAACCTTCTGGCACAGTGGTCTTACAACAAGCATAACAAATGCCGTTTATAATAAGCAGAATGCTATATTAATCATATTAGAAAATTTCTGGACGTCTATGACAGGACATCATGAAAATCCAGCTTCTGGAAAAAATATGAGGCAAGAAGGGGTAGGCATGGATATTGAAAAAGCCCTAAAGGGGGCGGGAGTTAAATGGATAAAGAAGGTTGATCCGTACGATTTAAAGGAATCCTTGAATGTTCTTCGAAAAGCATATGAAACTAATGAAGGGCTTAGAGTGATTATCTCAAAGGGCGAGTGCCAACTTGAGAAGACCAGAAAAGAGAGAAAATTAATAGACAAGAGGATAAAGTCAGGAAAAAGATTGGTGCAGGCAAAACTGGGTGTGGACCCTGATGTCTGCACGGGGGACCACTCCTGTATGAGATATAATGGCTGTCCCTCGCTTACATTAAAGGAAAGTCCGTCGATCCTCAGGGATGATCCAATCGCACACATAGAGCAATCTTGTGTTGGATGTGGTCTATGTGGAGAAATCGCTCATGCCGCTGTTCTATGTCCATCGTTTTACAAGGTAGAAATAATAAATAACCCTTCATTAATTGATAAGTTTGAATCCAAACTTAACGGCATCCTGCTACACTTAATTTCAAAAAACGTATTGGCGAACTGA
- the nfi gene encoding deoxyribonuclease V (cleaves DNA at apurinic or apyrimidinic sites): MELINLERITDPEYKPLYEEALAIQRELQKRVIKQNGFREIKTIAGVDLAQIHGGKQHICGILVYSFPELIEIERSSAIVRVVFPYIPGLLAFREGPAIIGTLKQLKRKPDILMVDGQGIAHPRRCGIASHVGVILDIPTIGVAKTRLYGKFDEPGDMKGDWTELNSNSGESIGAVLRTKRGIKPVFVSIGHKIDLKTSIEVTLKCTIGFRLPEPTRQADIFVTQLKRKM; the protein is encoded by the coding sequence ATGGAGCTCATTAATCTCGAAAGGATTACCGACCCTGAGTATAAACCCCTATATGAAGAGGCATTGGCAATTCAGCGGGAGCTCCAGAAAAGGGTTATAAAACAGAATGGTTTTCGAGAAATAAAGACGATTGCAGGAGTAGACCTCGCACAAATTCATGGAGGAAAACAACACATATGTGGCATCTTAGTGTACTCATTTCCTGAGCTTATAGAAATTGAAAGATCTTCTGCTATCGTAAGGGTAGTATTTCCTTACATTCCCGGACTCCTTGCTTTTAGAGAAGGCCCAGCGATAATTGGAACCTTGAAACAACTCAAACGGAAGCCCGACATACTTATGGTCGACGGACAGGGAATTGCTCACCCCAGAAGGTGTGGGATCGCAAGCCACGTAGGGGTGATACTAGATATCCCGACAATTGGAGTAGCAAAAACGAGACTATATGGTAAGTTCGATGAGCCAGGAGATATGAAAGGGGACTGGACAGAATTAAACTCAAATAGTGGAGAATCGATAGGAGCCGTGTTAAGAACAAAAAGAGGGATAAAGCCGGTATTTGTTTCGATAGGGCATAAAATTGATTTGAAGACATCAATAGAAGTCACGCTTAAATGCACAATTGGCTTTAGACTACCTGAACCAACAAGACAGGCAGATATTTTTGTGACTCAATTAAAGCGAAAGATGTAG